TGCCATCCCCGCACGGCTTTTTTTGTCTTCCAGTCCGCTACAGAGACGATAACTGCGTTGCATGGCGCTTGCCGTGCTCGCGCACTGTCTGCGCTCAATGCGACTTGTTCTCACCTCTGTAGCGAACTGGAAGATGTTGGGTTTGCGATTTGTTCTATCGAACTTGTGTAGTGATAAATGGAGTAACAGATGGATATCTTGACCAGCAAGGAAAACGGCATCCTGACGATTGAATTCAATCGTCTTGAAAAGAAGAATGCAATTACCGCCGCCATGTACCAGACCATGGTCGATGCGTTGAAAGATGCGGAAACGGATAGTGCGGTGCGGGCGATTCTGTTTGTCGGCAAGCCGCAGATTTTCAGCGCCGGCAACGACCTCGAAGATTTCATGAAGAACCGGCCGAACAGCCCAGACAGCCCGGTGTTCCAGTTCCTGTGGCAGATCAGCCATGCCAGTAAGCCGATGGTGGCTGCGGTGGCCGGCGCTGCGGTTGGCATCGGCACTACGCTGCTGATGCATTGCGACCTAGTGTATGCCGCTGACAATGCACGCTTTTCGATGCCATTCACGCAGCTTGGCCTGTGTCCAGAAGCCGCCTCCAGTCTGATCCTGCCGCAAATTGCCGGTTATCAGCGCGCCGCCGAGAAGCTCTTGCTGGGCGAAGCCTTCACTGCGGAAGAGGCCAATGCAATGGGCCTGGTCAACAAGGTGTTGCCGCCGGAAGAGTTGCTGGCATTTGCGCAAGCGCAGGCGGCGAAGTTGGTGGCTTTGCCAGCGGCGTCGATCCGCACCACCAAGCGCTTGATGAAAGGGAGCCAGGTCGCTGCGGTGGAAGCGCGAATGAAGGAAGAAATTGATCATTTCGGCGCGATGCTGAAATCGCCGGAAGCGGCGGAAGCATTCACCGCTTTCTTTGAGAAGCGCCGGCCGGATTTCAGCAAATTTTCCTGAGCCACCGCCCTGCTTGTAGAGCGCAAAGAAAAACCCGACGCAAGGTCGGGTTTTTTATGGTGAAGCGCTACGACATCATTACATTTTCTTTTGAACGTCCTGCGCAGCGTCCTGCACCTTCTCACCACCGGATTGCACATCCTTGCCCATGCCCGCGACAGTATTGCAGGCTGACAGCGCGCCGAACATGCCGAACATTGCTGCGATCACCATTACTTTTTTGATCATCGTGTTCTCCTTCATGGGTTGGTAACGGGATAATCTTATCATCGGCATTTGGATTGTCCATACCGGACGGTAATTTTTCCTGCGCGCTCGATGATTTTGCAACGTACCTGGATGCAAGCGATGAATTGCCAGCGGTTAAACCAATCGCTCTGCCTGAGCGGTTAACGCGCTTGTAACAACTGCAATAATCCGCTGATGCCATCCCATAGAATCTGCACGCCGATGCAGAGCAGAATGAACGAAGTCATGCGTTGCATGACGGTGGTGCCGGTATCACCCAGCAAACGTATCAATACGCCAGCAAAACGGTTGCTCAGGTAGACGGCCAACGCCGCCAGGGCAAGACCGAGC
This DNA window, taken from Collimonas arenae, encodes the following:
- a CDS encoding enoyl-CoA hydratase; translation: MDILTSKENGILTIEFNRLEKKNAITAAMYQTMVDALKDAETDSAVRAILFVGKPQIFSAGNDLEDFMKNRPNSPDSPVFQFLWQISHASKPMVAAVAGAAVGIGTTLLMHCDLVYAADNARFSMPFTQLGLCPEAASSLILPQIAGYQRAAEKLLLGEAFTAEEANAMGLVNKVLPPEELLAFAQAQAAKLVALPAASIRTTKRLMKGSQVAAVEARMKEEIDHFGAMLKSPEAAEAFTAFFEKRRPDFSKFS
- a CDS encoding entericidin A/B family lipoprotein — translated: MIKKVMVIAAMFGMFGALSACNTVAGMGKDVQSGGEKVQDAAQDVQKKM